One Candidatus Symbiobacter mobilis CR genomic window, GCGCGCCGCCAGAAAACGCTTGGGCCTGACGCAGGCCGACCTAGCCCTGGCCGCTGGCGTGGGGTTGCGATTCATCGTCGATCTGGAGGGCGGCAAGAACACGGTGCGCCTGGAACAGGTTCTGCGGGTCGTCGAAGCCCTGAGCGGTTCGCTGACGCTGACCTTGTCGTTGACAGGCTTGGATGCTGAG contains:
- a CDS encoding helix-turn-helix transcriptional regulator yields the protein MTSIDSAQTLGTALRAARKRLGLTQADLALAAGVGLRFIVDLEGGKNTVRLEQVLRVVEALSGSLTLTLSLTGLDAEAKPHAEAGHGA